A window of Ornithorhynchus anatinus isolate Pmale09 chromosome 21, mOrnAna1.pri.v4, whole genome shotgun sequence genomic DNA:
caatttggggTAGCCGCCCCAGGGCcgagtaccgtgcctggcacatagtaagcgcttaaccattaccagaattattattattatcactaccccTCACCCGCAGCCTGGTAGGTCAAAGCCAGTTTGGGCCGGTTCAGCCAGTCCATGTCCTGGGCCCGAGAAGATGCAGGGCTTCTCCTGAGACTGGAGAGGGCTGGGTCCTCAGGGAAAcatcagggaaggagggaagtacCTGGAAGAAAACAAGGAGCTGCCCCCTGTGCTCACCCCCCTCCTTTCCATAAAAATGACGAGGGCatgcgttaagtgcttattatgtggcaggcactgtactaaactctggggtggatacaagaaaatcaagttggatacagtccctatcccataaggggctcacaggctcaatccccattttacagatgaggtaattgagggaatgaaaagtaaagtgacttgcccagggttccacagcagacaagtggtgggtctgggattagaacccatgaccttctgactcacaggcccattctctatccactatgtcatgctgttccccctctcctccatccagaGGGTcgtccctctgtcctccccctccccgttcagagggtcttccctctctcctccattcaGAGGGGCGTCCCTCTGCCCTCACCCCCCcgttcattgcttagaacagtgcctggcacgtagtaagcgcggaACAAATGCCATGCTTGCAACTCTTATACAGAGGGTCTTGCCTCTCTCCTCCAGAGGGGTACGTTCCGCCCCCGCCTGCAGCAGCTGGTGGCCACCAACCCCAGTGAGACGGTGGAGCGGTGCACCAGGGCAGCCTTTGGCCTCCTGCCCGACGTAGAGGCCGCCATCACTGAACTGAGCAAGCTCAAAGCCGTGGGCCCAGCCACCGCCTCGGGTAAAGGATGGCAtcctgggggggagagagaccttcAGAGcagtggctgggggagggaggaggcaccGGGTTCAGAGCCAGCTGGGCACCACCGGAGGGGTGCAAGGCAGCCGCTCCCATCTCTCAGACGCCTCTCTCGCCCGAGCCCTTGGGCAAGGGAGAGTGCGTGAGAGGCTTCCAACGGGCTTCCCGACCCGGACAAGAGATGGGCCCCGGCTCctttggagagaggaggggagggctgtgGAGTGAcggccgctccccctcccctgctcagcAATCCTGACCGCCGGCGCTCCGGATTCCGTGGCCTTCATGGCTGATGAGGCGGTGGCGGCCGTGCCCGGCCTCTCCCCGATCCAGTACACCCTCAAGCACTACACCCGCTACCTGGGCGAGATCCGGGCCCGAGCCAGGAGGCTCAACCAAGGTGAGGAccgggcggagggtggggtggcGCTCAGGTCGAGGGGGCATCTGCGCAGAGAGCCCGGGGGGAGTCGGCGGGGGCGCGGGACCGTCGGCTGAGGGAGCCGGAGTCGGCACGAGCGGGGAGAAAGCGGGATGCGGCCGCgtgggagggaagggctggggggtgggcccCAGGCTCTGGCTCTGGTAAGAGAGGTCCGGGATGCCAGAGAgggcggggcggcccccgctGCCCGTCCCACGAGCCTTAGCTCTACCGGCATCCCTCCGTCAGTCAgatccctgtgctaagcgcttgggagattacaatcgagtagacccagtccctgcgcTTGAGGAGCTGCCGGTCTGctctactaagcagcgtggcataggggatagagcacacgcctgggagtcagaaggatctgggttctaatccccgctccgccacttgtctgccatggggccttgggcaagacacttcacttctcaggccccaggtacctcatctgtaaaatggggattaagattctgagccctacacgggacagggactgtgtccaacctgattggcttgtatccaccccagcgcttagttcggtgcctggcacaatagtaaacgcttaaataccataattatcatcgatTGTgaccactaagcatttgggagagttcaatagaagtgGGAGAtccgatctctgcccttgagaagcttatccCCCACTGCTTCTTTCCAAGTCGATGCTGAGGCCGACTGGACTCCTCACCGGGTAGAGATGAGCCTCTGGGCCTGGACCGTGGCCCAGGCCGAATGCCCCCACCTCCTGGCACCTCTCCCATCCGGTGGGACCCCGCCAGCCGGGGACACGGGGGACCGAGAAGCCAGCCGCACCAAGAAACGCAAAACCAGCGCGAGTTGAGCCCCGGCCCTGACCCTCGCCCGCGTGCCAACgggaccctcccttccccaccctggcgCCGCCAAGAAAGAAGACCCAcgcccctccaccaccaccctttGCCAGTTGGCAGAGGTGGAAATTCAGTGGGAGGGGCTGCTTGCTCTGCCACCCACATCTGCACCTCATCGCGCGACACCCTCCACCCCCTACAGGGAGGGAGCCCGACTCTTCTTTAAGCAACTCACCCAACTGGGATTGGTCTGGGGCATCAGACTGCCCTGGCGTCCGTGGCCCGGCCCCGGGATTTAAGGGAAGAGGGGAGCCTGGAGCTGAGAATACCTTCCGTTGACAGCCCCGAGGGAGGGGCAGATGTCACCACGAGTCAGTAAAGTCTCACGTGAGCCCATTGAGGGGGTGTGAGGGGGCTTCTCCTGGAACCCCCAGAGAAATCCTCGGAAAGTCTCTGCTGGGAATAAGTGGTGATTCGCCTTGGAGTCCGTCCAAAAAACAGTTCTTCCGTATGCTTGTGTGTAGTGTGTACCGGGTGGTGGGCCGTgtgtgagtggggggggggggggggagggtgttgggCCGTGCGTGTGGAGCTCGTGCAGGGTGTTGGGCCGTGTGTGTGGAACATGTGCGGAGTGTTGGGCCGTGCGTGGGGAGCGTGTGCCGGGTGTGGGGGTATTGGGTGAtgtgagtgggggatgaggaccgggccCGATGGAgatgggccgggggggagagacCGAGCAAGGGCTCCGGCCGCTTTGCTGTGcaaaatatttattgaggcttGAAAAAGTCTGAGCCAGCAGTGGCCTCCGCAGCCCCTGCCCCCGGTCCGGCCGGCGCGGCCGCTCACCGGCCCTCGcccgggtgaggggcggggggtggcgggcTGGGGGCCGCCGACGCGgagccagggagagaggagagcgggCTGGGGGGCCGGTGGCAGGGCAaagagggagaggccgggggcgaCGGCCGGGCCCCTCGCCTGCTCCCCGGGGAAGGAAAGATGGCGGCGGGGCCCGCAAAGCGCAGGTGGCCGGGGCGAGAAGACGTGCCCGCGCACGCGCGGATCCCCCCGCGACGGTGCTCACCACCCCGACGGCAGGACTGGTTGGCGAGTGGCGGGGCCACGGGCGGCTTGTGCGGTGGATCCCGGAGGCCGCCCGGGCCCCAGGCTCCCGGCCTCGCCGTATCAGGCAGGTCCAGGCCCCGGACGGGCTCCGGAGCCCATCGGGCGAAGAGATCCCCgtccgggcggcgggggccggcgtTGGCGCTACGGGGGTGGCGGGGTCTGAGCCCCCAGGAGGTCGTAGGCAAAGATGTTCCAGAAGATGGCGAAGAGGAGGAAGGTGGCGTAGGAGAAGAGCACCACCCACCAGCCACACTGGTCCTGCAGGTTCTCCTCGTAGCTGCGCAGGATGGTCAGCCCCATGCTGATGCCCACGATGGCGCCCGCCAGGTGGGCCATGAAGCTGGGCTGGGGGcccgaggagggcaggggcggggagaagCGGAGCCACACGGCCCGGCCCACCTCCGAGCTCActgcggggaggcggggagggggagacacaggcgCTCGGCGGGGGACCAGGCCGCCCTACGGGGGCCCGCCGGGGACGGGGAGAgctggcccggggagggggcggcggggaggcacCCGGGGGGCTCCCCCACGGCGGGCGGGTCAGGATAGTCCCCGGGGACCCGTGGGCAGGTCCCGCCCCcagccgccgggccgggccgtacTCACTGCACACCAGGGCCAGCACCATGCGGAGCAGCT
This region includes:
- the LOC103167439 gene encoding uncharacterized protein LOC103167439, coding for MAQLFACEAPEPWRAALRAYGEAVGGRGGKRTGLPALDRWYQEELPAAIAGRREKHLTRDELVRLMAWKLARGTFRPRLQQLVATNPSETVERCTRAAFGLLPDVEAAITELSKLKAVGPATASAILTAGAPDSVAFMADEAVAAVPGLSPIQYTLKHYTRYLGEIRARARRLNQVDAEADWTPHRVEMSLWAWTVAQAECPHLLAPLPSGGTPPAGDTGDREASRTKKRKTSAS